From the Teredinibacter turnerae T7901 genome, one window contains:
- the zwf gene encoding glucose-6-phosphate dehydrogenase — translation MKTDLLIIGGDGDLALRKLYPSLYYLELNNCMPADTRIFGMARTGQTREEFHNKIYTWLKKSVGDALFSEEKWQSFASKIWFAQGDATKEDDLASAKSEYFDNDNHLVIYLAIPPMIFGKVCGSVDKCGLNKPTTRLVVEKPLGDSRESFLAINDELARTFSEEQIFRIDHYLGKESVQNLIALRFANDIFEPLWNSRYIDHIQITVTETVGVGNRWAFYDQTGATRDMVQNHLLQVLCLMAMEPPACLNAESVRAEKLKVLNALRLIPASEVQDLTVRGQYSSGYVDGVEVPGYTGETSDKYEVDPNSQTETYVAIKAEIQNWRWSGVPIYLRTGKRLNKRHSEIVIQFKQSNHQIFEKDHSEHRANQLIIQLQPDAGVSLRMMHKIPGLDAGIPVEDGVLNFSFDENGKVTHDAYSRLFFDVLRNDQTLFVSAAEVEAAWRWVDQIFAGWKETSMSVQEYPAGSRGPALAEELLERDGRKWLNEGFELWCELES, via the coding sequence ATGAAAACGGACCTGTTGATTATTGGTGGTGATGGCGATCTCGCGCTGCGCAAGCTTTATCCATCGTTGTATTACCTGGAGTTGAACAATTGCATGCCGGCCGATACGCGTATTTTCGGTATGGCACGCACAGGACAAACCCGTGAGGAATTCCACAACAAAATTTATACCTGGCTGAAAAAAAGTGTTGGTGATGCGCTTTTTTCAGAAGAAAAATGGCAAAGTTTTGCCAGTAAAATCTGGTTTGCACAGGGAGACGCCACCAAAGAAGACGATTTGGCGAGCGCCAAGAGCGAGTATTTCGATAACGATAATCACCTGGTGATCTATCTCGCTATTCCGCCGATGATTTTTGGCAAAGTCTGTGGTTCTGTCGACAAATGCGGCTTAAACAAGCCAACCACACGCCTGGTAGTAGAAAAACCTTTGGGCGATAGTCGCGAAAGCTTTTTGGCGATTAACGATGAGTTGGCGCGTACATTTAGCGAAGAACAAATTTTCCGCATCGACCATTATCTCGGTAAAGAATCCGTACAGAATCTTATCGCATTGCGTTTTGCCAACGATATTTTCGAGCCGCTTTGGAATTCCCGTTACATCGACCATATTCAGATTACGGTAACCGAAACCGTGGGAGTTGGTAACCGGTGGGCGTTTTACGACCAAACCGGAGCCACCCGAGATATGGTGCAGAACCACCTGTTACAAGTACTGTGTTTGATGGCGATGGAACCCCCTGCATGCTTGAACGCAGAATCGGTGCGTGCCGAAAAACTGAAAGTGTTAAATGCTTTGCGCTTGATTCCCGCCAGTGAGGTGCAGGATTTAACTGTGCGCGGCCAGTACAGCAGTGGCTATGTCGATGGCGTGGAGGTACCTGGCTATACCGGTGAAACTTCCGACAAATACGAAGTGGACCCTAACAGCCAGACCGAAACTTATGTGGCGATCAAAGCTGAAATTCAAAACTGGCGGTGGTCTGGTGTGCCGATTTATCTGCGCACTGGCAAGCGCTTGAACAAGCGCCACTCAGAAATTGTGATCCAGTTTAAGCAAAGTAACCATCAGATCTTCGAGAAAGATCATTCCGAGCACCGCGCAAACCAGCTGATTATTCAACTGCAGCCCGATGCCGGTGTCAGCCTGCGCATGATGCATAAAATACCTGGCCTGGACGCAGGCATTCCCGTTGAAGATGGCGTCCTGAACTTCTCGTTTGACGAAAACGGCAAGGTTACACACGATGCCTATTCGCGGTTGTTCTTTGATGTGTTGCGCAATGATCAAACCCTTTTCGTAAGTGCGGCTGAGGTAGAGGCAGCATGGCGCTGGGTTGACCAGATTTTCGCCGGCTGGAAGGAAACCAGTATGTCTGTTCAGGAATACCCTGCCGGTAGTCGTGGGCCCGCTCTCGCGGAAGAACTGCTGGAGCGCGACGGGCGTAAATGGCTGAACGAAGGCTTTGAACTTTGGTGTGAACTGGAGTCTTAG